Genomic window (Culex pipiens pallens isolate TS chromosome 3, TS_CPP_V2, whole genome shotgun sequence):
ttctgagccgacatgtatacgtaaaggtatatcttggaggcttattttaaaagttcaaattctgagtgattttataaccttgcctcagtgaggtgaggaaggcaaaaattggaTGAAACATGGATTTCtggcgatttttcagatcgaagcccgtctaaaggcggggttaggttgtagagggttaaacgaaaaatcatggcaatggcATGGAAGTCTGTACTGTACTgccttttttttcgcatttaTGTCTCATATTCAATGTGGTCGATTCTAAGACACATttgagacatttatgcgaacctGGGCAGTACAGGTCACGGGAGGACTCATCAAACCTAAGCAAAATTAGCTCAAACTTTCACGCTACCTTCCGGGCCATTGAAGGTGatgcaaaagaaaaacaatttccTCACACAGAATTTTCCAAACCTTTTTCGTCAAGAACTATACTCACTTGGGGCTTCCGAGGCAGCTTGGAGGGAGCCGCGGGCGGTGTCGGTTCGGGCAGGAATTTCGGGACCGGTAACTTTGCGGGAAGTTTATTTCTGAGGGGCGTGCTCGCAGCCGGCTCGGGTCGTGCTTGAAACTTTGTTTGACCGGCTTTGGGCGAGGCAAAAAAGTCAACCGGCTGGTCGAGGCCTGATTTGCCTTGATTTTCCTTTGACCCGTTGCCATTTTTTCGAGAGTTCATTTGCTGATCCAGGTTCGAGTCCTCCGGTCGCACCGTAAAGTCACTGGTGCGCAACCACAGAGAGCACTTTGCGACGGCCTTTCGTTTGTCCTCGTCGAGTTGGCTGCTATTGAGTCCGTACAGAATGTCCTCTTCGTCTGCGGGGTGGGGTTGGGGTTGGGGAACAGGTATTTGTTCCGGGGAAACAACAACAATGGCTTGCTTCCGGCGGTTCTCGAGTGACTTTTTGTACTGATTCAGGCACCGTAGCAGGCAATTTCGCAGGACGGGTTCGGTTAGCTGGGTGAGGACATCGTTCTTGGGGTAGGTCGCAACCAGCACGAAATCGAGCGATTGTTTTTGCTGCGTCAGAACGTCATTCACGGTCGGCAGGTAAGCCTCACTTGCCAGCCCATTGATGAAGGTGAGCTGTACTGGTTCAAGGGCATGGCGCGCTTCCCGGCGGCTGAAGTAGCCCTCGATGCAAACGTTGTCCTTGGTGCAGGTTGTTATATCGACGTCCTGCTCCGAGAGTTGGTACAGTTCGCAGTACTTGGAGATGAGTGTTGTCTTTCTGAGAATACGAAGAGATGTGGGAAATGAAGTAGAGATTGAGTTTCCTACATGGGGTTTCCGAAGAAGATATTGAACGAGCAGCCTTTTCACGTCATGTCAATCTTGTTTCTCGCATGACTTTGATGACAACATCATTTAAAACCCagaaaaatttacagtttaGATGAGCAATGATAGGGGCAGaacgggccacccttggttttggactttagaatggatttagaccaactgtaaggcaagggtcttataaaggacgtcaaatagcatcaccataccgaaaacgacgtttgaattcattgtatttttcgaattatgagcaaaaatgtaaatttattgacaaaaccacgcaaatgtggttcttaaataagctttctgaaaagttggattgtttgaaaaagtttgctcaatgtttataatgttaccaggagctattacaaaggtaatcaaacaacaacggaaccttcaaatcatttagaggcttggtggtggaagtgttaaattaaaatccacttgggggcagaatggaccacccttttcctgccttataaaaacaatcaaaagttaaaaaaattgatctacatggattatttcactcctggtagcttcacaaatcacgtttaatgcaacaaaagttgattttttagttgtttcgacgcttagttgtaaaaatagtgtcttttttcgacatatttacactattttcaaaaatctttgttttttttaagttactatttttataaaagtgatcaaatttcatggaaactataATGGAAAGGTCCCTCAAGTAATTTCTTGTCACCCTGCAACGTTGTATTAcaagaaatggcttgttttctaaggtggcccattctgccctgcagggtggtccattctgccccgcgcCCTGGAAagtgagttaaaaaaaaaatttttttttaggtggctcaaaaatatttttaagtaaaaaatattcatcaaccaagtatacaacattgaagggaacattccaaagcataagcctactacactggattcatacatttttatgtttttctatggtttttggtgcatttcccttaggcggtccattctgccccccctgcccctattattttattttttatctgaattccaaaaccggaaatagatttcatttgtattttttttgatttagctCAAACTATGCAGGAGCCTTCCCTACGACCAAAGAAGCaaatttgtgtcattggttcacccattcaAGGCTCCGtacaatttggcagctgtccatacaaaaatattcgtaaatattcgaaaatctgtaacttttgaatggattttctgatcgatttggtgtcttcggcaaagttgtaggtccaggttcagaaaaaaatcaggaacaAGGATTATTTTTGCGCTTTTAAATTATCTTTTATTCCAAAcgtcaatttcccaaaaatagAAATTCTAGTCAAACAAATTTATGACTTATGTTTGACTTATGGCTTTAAAGATATAGCCAAGCCACTTATAGTTTGGGAGGGCCTCGAGGGCctcggcttcggctgccgatccctaagttgctatggggcgcgggttcgattcccgccttattctCCTGGCCTtatatcggatggggaagtaaaacgtcggtccatttgcgtaaaagaggttatgagtgactcaccacacataaccttcggacgcctagaattgagcagaaacttgcaacagagaccacaaaagacccgggggtcgttaaagtggattgctttgattttttttttacttatcgTTTAATTTCATTTGTAAAATGgccgtttttcgattttttttaaatagtgtccacAACTGtctattcctgaaaatattttattcgaaaagttcagaaaattgccaataaaattgcctaagagacattgaaaattggacctctggttgctgaaaaacagcgaataaaagaaaaagaaacaagaaaatttaagtttttttatgtcttcccatattttttttatgttaatggcAATTAATGATTCATTTTTcagtgttgaaaaataaaacttttgtgaaatttcatgatctcttcgaaaaaaataatattttgaaatgtcaaGAATGAAGACTCAAATTTCAATTGAGCGTATTATTATAATTGTTGCTTAAtagaaagacgcaacttttagcacccaaaaaagtataggtcatcgcttaaattttCGAGCTATTGCAGTgttagtgaaatttaaaaaaaattgtctgtttttgtcattttttcggTTTTCGGGCGTGGCGCTTcgttaaaacagtttttgttttcgaaaaatcatatctcgagaACGTACGTGTTGACATCTCCAGTAATTTGATaggttatgtgaaattttccgaagaatccgataaacatattttcagacatcggctctttggtccagacacggtcaatacgccattttaagatttcttacgacttttttaaatgtttggcaAGATTTTTTGGGCATTACATTATTATTCCTTAAAAGCTcatttctagattacttttctgaaaccaccaatgcgccatgggtagttcctatgtacataggaccttttggaaaaaaacgagATGTAATAACCTATCATTTGCgtccaacacattttttgaaaaaatgcggttttacaaaaatttacaaaaatgtaaaaaataacaaaataaaatcggGTCTTAATATTTTGGCCAAGAAACCCCTAGAAAAAAATTATGCTcgattggagaacttttttttcgattcattctcttttcaaatggaattgctgtacagtccagactcaattatccgaatttttgtatgggacttcggataatcgaatcatgaacaaaaatctttttgttttccttttacaccaaattgaattttgtgaccccattttagccaatttgagttgttgattgccttttagcagccactcatttttttttttaatcgtatctcggaatattgaaaacatgacTTCACCATtattgatatgttatgtaaaattttccgaggaatccgataaaaatattttcagacatatgctctttggtcccgagttGAAGGTCtctgcatttaaaattttcattcgaccttttcaaatgttaggctggatatttgaaacttctaactatttttctttaaaagcctatctaataccctttcgtttgcgtccaagacagctaaaatcggttgaaatggtgcggagttatgatttttgaaaaatgttatttttgtgaaaatctacgaaaattgccatttttcggaccaccctaacacggcgtaggtcaccctaatggcaaaaaaaaaatacgggtgttATTTTTTGGACCAAGGGACAAATTTTTCAGCCAAATCggacaactttttttcgaatcatgttttttttcgtggGAATTTctgtataataaaaaaaatctcaaaatttatggaaatttatattgaACGAGCTTGCTTTGAGAGCCATCGTCAAATCGTGTGTAAAGGCACCGAATCAATCAGCTTGGCTTTTCCCGTTTTTTCACAGTTCTTCTTTCTCGGAACTAAAAGTCCCTCCGACACGTGGATGCATGATGGATGGATTCCAGGGGGAAAAATGAAAGCTTACTGCTCGACAAGGATCAAATCTCGAGAACGTCCATTAACCGTGTTCTAAAGAATTCAACCAAGCTGAAAGACGGGTTTTTTCATCTTCGTTGTGTACGTACTTTTTGCTCTTGAACTCCACCTCGGACGTGCTCAGGTTCTGCAGCGTAAAGGACCGATCAAAGTGCACCAGGGCAAACGCACGCAAATCCGCCAACAGCTTCCGGTAATCGTCATCCGTCTTGCGCGAGTGCCGCCTCCCCCGGTCCGGGTCCTGCCAGAACACGTTCTTCAGCGTGACCGTTGTTCCTTGGGATTTGCGGACGCACTGCCGCTGGTACTGGGTGGTCGTTACATCGGCCTGCGAGGAACTGTGACCCGCTGCGGCGGGATGTTTGAAGCTCCGGGAGTGGGATTTGGCGTCACCATGCCGACAGTCGAGCGTTTCAATCAGCACTTCCTCGCAGCGACCGATGATTTCGAGCAGGGAAGACCCGGTCAGGCGGGCAAACTTTTTCACCGGCTTCATCTGTTTGAAGTCGATGTTCAACGGACAACTGCTAGGGAAGAAGGAAAAACAATGGAAATTAGACAAAGAGCCACAACCAGTAACGTCAAAAGAGAGAGCGAGTTCACTGACCATTTACCCACACCAGCGAGATCTGCCTCGTCGAAACCGTCGCCATTGTCCAGCACCTGCAGCCAGAACAGCTCCGGGCAAATCCGGATCGCGACCGAGAAGCTGTGGGCGTCCACGGAGTTTTTCAGCTGGGACGACGAATTGGGAATTTTGTGCGTTGCTTTGAACCTTCGATTGCAATTTGACGCGGGGTGAGTTTTTGCTGACTTACCAGTGCGATTACAACTTCGGACAGGGTGTCCATGGTGTGGTGGGGGTATCGAGAACTATCAAGGGCACTGTGTTGACTTTGTGTGTCATTTTTTTCGGGTTGATCATTGCGagttatatttttgtttgttttggtttcgacGACACGCAGTTCAAAAAGAATCTAATGCAATCCAATCCAAGCAGTCGTCAGACGTGTTAAAGAGCACTCACATTATTTATGCTTTGTATTGCGCGTATTGAGAAAATAtcagttttggtgattttcttgTAGGGGTCTCGAAGATACAAGCGCAAGCGTTTTTCATATTCATCGCAGCAATCGTGTTGATTTTCATTTTCGATTGTTGTCAATTTACAAAGGTTTAGAAAATTATGGTCAGGAATTTCGCCGGATGCAACGGTTCCGTGGCCTTCGCGGCAGGCATGGCGATCCTCGGTCTTCGTATCGGGCCGGATGGACGCACTGTGGGTGGTGATGGCTTTGTCGGGctgaattccagagttttttttgaaaaggaccaataaactattgtctttcatatgtttataggacctaatcaaaaaaaactctagaattgtccCTAGTTGGTGAATCGGCAGCACTTCATCCGCCATTCGAGCCCACACCTGGACCACCCAATGCTAGGGCTGCCAATTCAACTCCTAAGATATCTGCCCGAAGAAGCCAGGAACGCAGTGCGTTCATCTAGCCAGGGGAGAagctaaaaaaaacatcaagccCGCCGCGAAGGCCATAGAACCGTTGCATCTAGCCAGGAAGACCGGCCAGCCGCTGGCGTTCTTTTATAATGTAACTGTTGTGGCCTGAACCACAACACGCCCTTTTCCCATATTTACCATCTCTGTTTGGCGATATAAGACAATAAAAACTTATGTACGTCAACAGGTAAACGCAATGACTAAATCTAGGAGGTAAAATGAAGTAAAGTCGATAGGTAGTCAATTGTAATACTAGGGAGGTAGTTGATCTACCGACATGGAAATACTTAATAAAGATGAGCTCGTCCTTGGACGAGCAGAGTTGAAGTGCAACTGACAAATGTTTACATTGTTTTAAACAAAAGAAAGTCCGCGATAATAAATATCTAACATAACACAGTAAGGGGGTGGGGTTGAGGGCGGTTTGGTTAGGGGGTCGAAGACTTTCTTACACTTGAGAAACCGGATGGGGCCACCGGGGAACATGGAAAACTTGTCCAGAAGACGAAATTGCACTAGACTTGCTAGAGACACTATATTCAAATTCAAGAAGTTCTATACGTTGCATGACCAGTTTATACTGTTTCCTCAATACGGTTCTttatgtggccaccggagatcctAAAACCCGTAATCAGTTTTCGTATTAATAaacttgatgaaaattcaacaaatttggatcttccggtggcccgTTGTCTGGTTGGCTTTTGTAGTTGGCGTGGAAccatgtttctgtaaatgtttgGGTCCATTTTCCCCGTCGTCAGGCGGCTTAACCTCAGGGCGACAAAGCCAACAACGCCCGCAGTCCCTCCATTCGACGGTACGGTACAGCTTATCGCGAAGGTCGCAGATTCCGGCACCGGTACGGATGCCACTGAACCGGCCGCGAAGATCGCAGAACCGCAGATTTCGTCACCAAACATCAGTCGGCTAAAACCAACAAGCAATCGACAGCCAGCACCAAAATTCCCTAAGATTTTTTCAGATTGACAatctacatgtttttttttgtctacgcCTACTCTGTTGCCTTTTCTATAGGTTTTTCCATTGCGACGGTATCTTTCTGCGGCGATTAATTGAAGCGCAGGATTctaatttttcttgaaattattaatatttaaaaaaaagtctaaatttaagccttatttaaaaaaaaaaaaatggggaaaATAAATTATCACACAACGCTTAATACATTTTTACAGTTGTGTTTCCTAcaaccaaagaagcaatttttcatcattattgGTTGCTCATATTGTACAGTCTCcattaaataattttctgatcgatttggtgttttcaaaGCTGTACATTCATAagactattcaaaaaaatagtttcactcttaaaaaaaaataacttttaaatgcaaaaaaattaatttcgtaaatatttattttcattttattttttatttttggagttATAATTTCTTGACAAAATATAGGTTTTATTTGGGTTTTATAaccaattttctcaatttaaaaaaaaaaaatttggaaggttgaatattacctcttttatgatgtaattttacctcaatttagactgaaaaagtgacattacaacagaaaagtggtaaaattacacatttccagaggtaaaattacaccttttttctgacataaaagatgtaccccttcccagatgtaatattaccatgatttttttttctgtgcaacattttaaatatttattcgtTTTTTATTGGTTCTGTTATCAATAGCTGTTGGATTAGTAATGAAAAATGTTATCATAACTAAAACATGAGTTCtcgtttactttttcaaaaggtcctatgtacacagGAAACCCATTGCGCATTggtatttgaaaaagtaatctagagtTATTACCAAAAAAGGTGTAGAAAGTgtagatttttaaaacatttcaaaaatttccaaactgTTATTTCTCGAATACTATTTAAAGAATTGGACAAAATTTTCTTGCACCAACCTTTTTGAGGTAGTTATTTAACGATACCAATTCAATGATGATTATGGTAAACAAAActgtaattaattttattttagtcTTGGCAAAGGCGattaatacgatttttttttataaattatatatAACCAATTATTATATATAAaaccaattattattttaaaagagcggccgtggctgactggttacggtgttcgctttgtaagcgaatggttctgggttcgatgcccatctgctcccaacgagaaagttaagaacacagaaatttgaaatgatgaatatgaaagaaaaatcaaagtcgctcgaggcgggattcgatcccccgtcctttggattggtaagcaaaaatgctatccactaggccatgatgacttggtgagcgtggactggaattagaaacactgttacagagagcgagttatggcgctataaccacggcaaatagtgtccaggacattcgtggaaatacaatgtcccatcccagagggtcccggagtaccaaaccttcttagcatggtgctcccaacgaatacaacca
Coding sequences:
- the LOC120419992 gene encoding uncharacterized protein LOC120419992, whose product is MDTLSEVVIALLKNSVDAHSFSVAIRICPELFWLQVLDNGDGFDEADLAGVGKCCPLNIDFKQMKPVKKFARLTGSSLLEIIGRCEEVLIETLDCRHGDAKSHSRSFKHPAAAGHSSSQADVTTTQYQRQCVRKSQGTTVTLKNVFWQDPDRGRRHSRKTDDDYRKLLADLRAFALVHFDRSFTLQNLSTSEVEFKSKKKTTLISKYCELYQLSEQDVDITTCTKDNVCIEGYFSRREARHALEPVQLTFINGLASEAYLPTVNDVLTQQKQSLDFVLVATYPKNDVLTQLTEPVLRNCLLRCLNQYKKSLENRRKQAIVVVSPEQIPVPQPQPHPADEEDILYGLNSSQLDEDKRKAVAKCSLWLRTSDFTVRPEDSNLDQQMNSRKNGNGSKENQGKSGLDQPVDFFASPKAGQTKFQARPEPAASTPLRNKLPAKLPVPKFLPEPTPPAAPSKLPRKPQRISQRTPQKRWKVVEIKKKKKSQVNDSGGTAALEPAHPEEKPHAKHRVTKPTSAAQVEIPTRFDSRNNRDNAINNVLSPTREDHPKTTPNEQSPGDLSFFREFEQTTVPQKDASFLNICSDLNGVGDTHVKRNETVFEGCGSSGSPTQAATPNISNNQSAMESEIFNIFPEAHFLVPRPPDPSDRLAKSPAFRYEGLDLPECYADFHEDCHETVQHYRMAVATTVTTEERRTAGPRSPASREIEILRQPFHEPRYLLRPNRHW